From one Leptospira bandrabouensis genomic stretch:
- a CDS encoding type II toxin-antitoxin system RelE/ParE family toxin yields MEYNVFTLPSFERQTKRLIKKYPSLRQELLTLVDSLRLNPFQGTSLNNNCHKIRIPIASKGKGKSGGGRVITHTVIKDRSIYLILIYDKSEINSISDKEINDILKEIF; encoded by the coding sequence GTGGAATATAATGTTTTTACACTACCTAGCTTTGAACGGCAAACTAAACGTCTTATAAAAAAATATCCTTCTTTAAGGCAGGAATTGCTAACTCTTGTTGATTCATTAAGACTTAATCCGTTTCAAGGAACTTCACTTAACAACAACTGTCATAAGATACGGATTCCAATTGCTTCAAAAGGAAAAGGAAAATCCGGCGGAGGAAGGGTCATTACACACACAGTGATTAAGGATCGTTCGATTTATTTAATCTTGATTTACGATAAATCCGAAATCAATTCCATCTCAGACAAAGAAATAAACGATATACTTAAAGAAATTTTTTAA